The following are encoded together in the Malaya genurostris strain Urasoe2022 chromosome 3, Malgen_1.1, whole genome shotgun sequence genome:
- the LOC131433844 gene encoding endothelial lipase-like, with translation MCHCFPVPVSIDLTYETKLLIPGYDESVYLNETRLILEEYLKRNKLNVLRIDWLKLSKLRCYPTFVSNVRHAGKCVADFLKKLHTNHPEFKIKNLHVIGFSLGAHVPSFASDLLQAQIGVKFARITGLDPALPLFLAATRRWKLDPSDADFVDVIHTNSGEFGKVEPCGHVDFYVNGGRRQSVCENDTFPARCSHLMVLPYFTDTISTNTGFWTTQCESYLEYLFTSCRFNVSSTVDQNNQTPISMGEHCPKSARGVYYVETNSSSPFALYQYKIMNSSIAE, from the exons AAACCAAATTGCTTATACCGGGTTATGATGAAAGTGTGTATCTGAATGAAACAAGATTGATTCTTGAAG AATATTTGAAACGAAACAAACTGAACGTTCTAAGGATTGACTGGCTTAAGCTTTCCAAGCTACGGTGTTATCCGACGTTTGTTTCCAATGTGCGGCATGCGGGAAAATGTGTcgccgattttctcaaaaagctTCACACCAATCACCCCGAGTTCAAAATCAAGAATCTTCACGTCATCGGTTTCAGCCTCGGAGCTCACGTACCCAGTTTTGCCAGTGACTTGCTGCAAGCACAAATCGGAGTTAAGTTCGCTCGTATTACAG GTCTCGATCCTGCTCTACCACTGTTCCTAGCAGCCACACGACGCTGGAAATTGGATCCTTCGGATGCGGATTTTGTGGATGTGATACACACAAACTCCGGAgagtttggaaaagtcgaacCATGCGGTCATGTGGATTTTTATGTCAACGGTGGACGAAGGCAGTCAGTATGCGAGAATGATACAT TTCCGGCTCGCTGCAGCCATCTGATGGTGCTGCCGTACTTCACCGATACCATATCTACCAACACCGGTTTCTGGACAACACAGTGCGAAAGTTATTTGGAATATCTTTTCACTTCTTGTAGATTCAACGTTAGTTCTACAGTTGACCAAAACAACCAGACGCCAATATCGATGGGAGAGCACTGTCCAAAAAG CGCCAGAGGAGTTTATTATGTTGAAACTAATTCATCATCACCATTTGCTCTATATCAATACAAAATAATGAACAGTAGTATAGCTGAAtaa